Proteins encoded within one genomic window of Leucoraja erinacea ecotype New England chromosome 24, Leri_hhj_1, whole genome shotgun sequence:
- the LOC129708966 gene encoding zona pellucida sperm-binding protein 3 receptor-like: protein MRRLLSLVLLVAAVAADCDSPPHLENGSPVGEFLPSATFPVGTKVFYTCLAGHVLQEGSSGFVSCEENETWSSLEATCARIECDGLGEIENGFFEAPSTTFGSIAVYHCDEGYKMIGRGLRLCGPRGWTGQVPTCRVSTVSRIINEVIRQGHQLITKEESVIKSYYHLLENEREVLRMKEKVLENLEKYANENLL, encoded by the exons ATGCGGCGTCTCCTGAGCCTCGTGTTGTTGGTGGCGGCGGTGGCCG CTGACTGTGACAGCCCCCCGCACCTGGAGAACGGTTCCCCCGTCGGCGAGTTCCTCCCCTCAGCGACGTTCCCCGTGGGCACCAAGGTGTTCTACACCTGCCTCGCAGGGCACGTCCTGCAGGAGGGCAGCTCCGGCTTTGTCAGCTGCGAAGAAAATGAAACTTGGTCCTCACTTGAAGCCACTTGTGCAC GAATCGAGTGTGATGGTCTAGGCGAGATTGAGAATGGGTTCTTTGAGGCACCATCTACTACTTTTGGAAGTATAGCAGTTTATCATTGTGATGAAGG ATACAAGATGATCGGCAGAGGTTTGCGTTTGTGCGGTCCCAGGGGGTGGACGGGTCAGGTCCCAACCTGCCGAG TGTCCACTGTATCCAGAATTATCAATGAGGTGATAAGGCAGGGCCACCAGCTGATCACCAAGGAGGAGAGCGTGATCAAGTCGTACTACCACCTCCTGGAGAACGAACGAGAGGTCCTGAGGATGAAGGAGAAGGTTCTCGAAAACTTAGAGAAGTACGCCAATGAAAATCTCCTCTAA